Proteins encoded within one genomic window of Trichomycterus rosablanca isolate fTriRos1 chromosome 7, fTriRos1.hap1, whole genome shotgun sequence:
- the amigo1 gene encoding amphoterin-induced protein 1 produces MPSSAVLCKWAICTSLILIHIPGTYGSIVNFQKTCICASNIVSCSKMNLLTIPTDLPEYTEVLDLSYNSIVRLRAEWTTYKLPKLHNLLLSHNGLNFISTEAFVYVRELRYLDLSSNKIRQLDEYIFELLDNLEVLLLYNNQISQIDRTAFTGLNNLQKLYLSQNQVSRFPLELVKDKTRLEKLSLLDLSSNRIKVLPTQDLQGLPAWLKNGLYLHNNTLICDCELYSLIVKWYIRRLNSAIDFKDEYNCTQPGPDKKVLRVFELNVHMNCSTFNESVKETFLEQTLILNCDTRNQDMSKTWMLPGNVIVSAGKNQSAVVRSDGNLEIKPVRLEDSGQYTCHAVGEYLNETLYFWVKVHNFTLNGHSETLNTAYTTLVGCLASVVLVLIYLYLTPCRCFCCMGHRKSQNHHEDSIHSSMLSVTPTHEDPANKAEPNRHVAFIDPKDLQGQNGKVNRNGEEELDDEARQGKGRRKKSVADSISSVFSDTPIVV; encoded by the coding sequence ATGCCATCATCTGCAGTACTGTGCAAGTGGGCTATCTGCACATCCCTGATTCTCATCCATATACCAGGGACTTATGGTTCAATAGTGAATTTTCAGAAGACGTGCATATGTGCCAGTAACATTGTCAGCTGCTCCAAAATGAACTTATTAACTATTCCTACTGACTTGCCAGAATACACAGAAGTGCTTGATCTGAGCTACAATAGTATAGTTAGACTTCGTGCAGAGTGGACCACATACAAACTTCCCAAACTTCACAACCTGTTACTAAGCCATAATGGTTTGAATTTCATCTCCACTGAGGCGTTTGTTTATGTTAGAGAATTGCGCTATTTGGACTTGTCCTCCAACAAAATACGGCAGTTAGACGAGTACATCTTTGAACTGCTTGACAATCTGGAGGTGCTTCTGCTCTACAACAACCAGATCTCACAGATTGACCGTACAGCCTTCACAGGCCTCAACAACCTGCAGAAGCTCTACCTGAGCCAGAACCAGGTGTCACGGTTTCCCCTTGAGCTGGTAAAAGATAAGACTCGGTTGGAGAAgctgagcttgttggacttgtCTTCCAATCGAATCAAAGTCCTCCCCACACAAGACCTGCAGGGCCTGCCAGCCTGGCTTAAAAATGGACTTTACCTCCACAACAACACTCTCATCTGTGactgtgaactgtacagcttGATAGTAAAGTGGTACATACGACGGCTAAACTCGGCCATTGATTTTAAAGATGAGTACAATTGCACCCAGCCAGGACCTGATAAGAAAGTCTTGCGTGTTTTTGAACTAAATGTGCATATGAATTGCAGCACATTTAACGAGTCAGTAAAGGAAACCTTTCTAGAGCAGACTCTGATCCTCAACTGTGACACACGCAATCAGGACATGTCCAAGACTTGGATGTTACCTGGCAACGTAATAGTATCAGCTGGAAAAAACCAGTCTGCAGTAGTTCGATCAGATGGAAACCTGGAAATTAAACCTGTAAGACTTGAGGACTCTGGTCAGTACACTTGCCATGCTGTGGGTGAGTACCTTAACGAAACCCTGTATTTCTGGGTCAAGGTACATAACTTTACTCTTAATGGACATAGTGAGACCCTCAATACAGCATACACAACTCTGGTGGGCTGCTTGGCCAGCGTGGTCTTGGTGCTTATATATTTGTACCTGACCCCTTGTCGGTGCTTCTGCTGTATGGGACACAGGAAATCACAGAACCATCATGAGGACagtatccattcatccatgctAAGCGTCACACCAACTCATGAGGATCCAGCAAACAAGGCAGAGCCCAACAGGCATGTTGCCTTCATAGACCCTAAAGACCTGCAGGGTCAGAATGGGAAAGTGAACCGCAATGGGGAGGAGGAGCTGGATGATGAGGCTAGGCAGGGAAAAGGAAGGAGAAAGAAATCAGTGGCGGACTCTATTAGTTCAGTCTTCTCTGACACACCCATTGTGGTCTGA